Proteins encoded together in one Phyllostomus discolor isolate MPI-MPIP mPhyDis1 chromosome 6, mPhyDis1.pri.v3, whole genome shotgun sequence window:
- the LOC114500100 gene encoding macrophage metalloelastase-like produces the protein MKFFLLILVLQAIAAPGAISLMSSEEYNEKFVNDYLTRFYSFRPEIIPITKMKVNTNSMEKKIQEMQQFLGLNVTGQLDKPTLDMMHRPRCGIPDVHHFSTMPGRPVWKKHFITYRINNYTPDMKREDVDYTIQKAFQVWSNVTPLKFRRVNTGEADIMIRFVFGAHGDFSPFDGRGGIVAHAYGPGPGIGGDAHFDEAELWTKNYRGTNLFLVAVHEFGHSLGLDHSKDRKAIMFPTYSYVDLNSFHLSPDDIRGIQSLYGGPEKDKPSPNSNNTESAPCDPNMRFDAITTVENKIFFFKDRFFWSKLPKSPKSNVNLISSLWPTLPSGIQAAYEIGARKKVFLFKDDKYWLISNLKLQPGYPKSIHSLGFPDFVKKIDAAVFNPYLYKTFFFVDHQYWRYDEMKQFMDPGYPKLITTHFLGIKPKIDAVFYYNGHYYFYQGSNVLEYNAVLHRVTKRQRSNIDFHC, from the exons ATGAAGTTTTTTCTATTGATACTGGTCCTGCAGGCCATTGCTGCTCCTGGAGCTATTTCTTTGATGAGCTCTGAAGAATACAATGAGAAATTTGTTAAT gATTACTTGACACGGTTTTACAGCTTCAGGCCGGAGATAATtccaataacaaaaatgaaagtcaatACAAACTccatggagaaaaaaattcaggaaatGCAGCAGTTCCTGGGGTTAAATGTGACTGGGCAACTGGACAAACCGACTCTGGACATGATGCACAGACCTCGATGTGGAATACCCGACGTTCATCACTTCAGCACAATGCCAGGGAGGCCAGtatggaaaaaacattttatcacTTACAG GATCAATAATTACACTCCTGACATGAAGCGTGAGGATGTTGACTATACCATCCAGAAAGCTTTTCAAGTATGGAGTAATGTGACCCCCCTGAAATTCAGAAGGGTTAACACAGGCGAGGCTGACATTATGATACGTTTTGTATTTGGAG CTCATGGAGACTTCAGTCCTTTTGATGGCAGAGGTGGAATTGTAGCTCATGCTTATGGACCTGGACCTGGTATTGGAGGAGATGCACATTTTGATGAGGCTGAACTCTGGACTAAAAACTACAGAG GCACCAACCTGTTCCTAGTTGCTGTTCATGAGTTTGGCCATTCCTTGGGTCTTGACCATTCCAAAGATCGAAAGGCCATAATGTTCCCCACCTACAGTTATGTTGATCTCAACTCATTTCATCTCTCTCCTGATGATATACGTGGCATTCAGTCTCTCTATG gaGGTCCAGAAAAGGACAAACCCTCACCAAATTCTAACAATACAGAATCAGCTCCCTGTGATCCTAATATGAGATTTGATGCTATCACTacagtggaaaataaaatctttttctttaaggaCAG GTTCTTCTGGTCGAAGCTTCCTAAGAGTCCAAAGAGCAatgttaatttaatttcttctttatggcCAACCTTACCATCTGGTATTCAAGCTGCTTATGAAATCGGTGctagaaaaaaagtttttctctttaaag ATGATAAGTACTGGTTAATCAGCAATTTAAAACTACAACCAGGCTATCCCAAGAGTATACATTCTTTGGGCTTTCCTGACTTTGTGAAAAAAATTGATGCAGCTGTTTTTAACCCATATCTCTATAAGACCTTCTTCTTTGTGGATCATCAGTATTGGAG GTATGATGAGATGAAACAATTCATGGACCCTGGTTATCCCAAATTGATTACCACACACTTTCTAGGAATTAAGCCTAAAATTGATGCCGTGTTCTATTATAATG ggcACTACTATTTCTATCAAGGATCTAATGTACTTGAATACAATGCCGTACTCCATCGTGTCACCAAAAGGCAGAGAAGCAACATTGACTTTCATTGTTAG